Proteins encoded within one genomic window of Rhododendron vialii isolate Sample 1 chromosome 1a, ASM3025357v1:
- the LOC131318977 gene encoding eukaryotic translation initiation factor 4G-like isoform X4 yields the protein MAPQKSAQAVPKAPSSQPAAVNVDTTAPATPTKGDTSRSYPLQFGTISPGFVNGMQIPARTNSAPPNLDEQKRDQARHASSRTIPTFPVPSVPKQQITRKDAGAGDQSNTGGSHQMPKAIRDSPISSAPPVSQTHKASMHPIPGVSMPMPFHQPQVPVQFGVPNPQIQSQGMTATSLPMPFPMGNVPTLQQQVFVQSLQPHPMQPQGIMHQGPNLNFTTSMGPQLPPQSGNMGISNNLQFTQQQVAKFGLTRIPVKITHPDTHEELRLDRRPNMLRDVGSTGPKSRPNVPPSQPVASIRPPHSMNYYNSYNPNSLYFPGSSSVPLTSNQINPSSQAPRISYPISQGPQTVSFLNPSAHNSSFEVPHDVHKAKSSAPSASVPVTVKPAAASHVEKIAESSLGTNPPSVEKCGSPKFLEQPWETSSTLLQRNSDTPLESSSHLPKHGPELMSLSLPVDGKQHNAASPFPVDGAVSKALLSTPPVSLEGSAPVLPHSTEERRRVTVNRSDSIKDPQKKQMKKGLSQPQRQASGQSTSTSGLPSQTLEHANFPKSGTAETMGTITTVSSSPSGCIIKSTSEQVATPSVATPGSLGFIDRLDTDQSLKLETPRTEEQAEIVVNEGPRQVESSSETSSESVSSKFSEVITHTKLNSVLKVTTTSNEVESVETAQKDSEDPNGHCEKDDMKSDNLEISVSSSTVLDATNAKTSLCPNLSPRSNCDNMTSTSEASFGKSDSLGGRESVVTKAVLADEEQAAVSTSQSGSKPASKHEREVTDDVSNILGSLTAADSKDIPVIELSRSKSNMGKGKKKRIKEILQKADAAGTTSDLYMAYKGPEGNKEDIDPSQSMVSASSSDSKQVPVDAHEDNIGESEKSRQNKAEPDDWEDAAEISTPKLHPVDDGNAVTGNKYSRDFLLKFSEQCSDLPEGFEITSDMAEALMVSTVNASRESNPSPGRLTDKSSGGPRLDRRGSGIGDDDKWSKVPGPLPSGRDPRMDGYGGNIRTGQGSNFGVLRNPRALTPAQYVGGILSGPMQSLGSQGGIQRNTPDSDRWQRASGFHKGLIASPQPPVPVMHKAERKYEVGKVTDEEQAKQRQLKAILNKLTPQNFEKLFEQVKAVNIDNAGTLTGVISQIFDKALMEPTFCEMYANFCYHLAGELPDFSEDNEKKITFKILLLNKCQEEFERDAREQEEADRAEQEGEVKQSEEGREEKRIRARRRMLGNIRLIGELYKKKMLTERIMHECIKKLLGQYQNPDEEDIESLCKLMSTIGETIDHPRAKEHMDAYFDMMFKLSNNMKLSSRLRFMLKDAIDLRKNNWQQRRKVEGPKKIDEVHRDAAQERQVQAGRLSRGPGVNTSTRSRQPMDFGPRGSSMFSPPSAQMGSFRGSQLRGFGTQESRLDDRHSFENRTLSVPLPQRHISEDSITLGPQGGLARGMSIRGQPSIANIPLTDAPGLGDSRRITAGLNGYSSVSERTVSGREDLMPRYIPDRFAGSHEQSSIQGRNMNQGNRDTKNADRNSSSLPESPTIRGQGPGFAQNVSSDKVWPEDRLRDMSIAAIKEFYSAKDEKEVALCVKELNSPSFYPTMISIWVNDSFERKDMERDLLANLLIHLSQPRDGTLNQDHLIRGFESVLSTLEDAVNDAPKAGEFLGRFFAKVISEKLLPFSDIGQLIYQGGEEQGSLVEIGLAAEVVGTILETIKSEKGESVVNEIRTSSSLKFEKFRPPDSKKSWRLDKFIH from the exons ATGGCGCCTCAGAAAAGTGCCCAAGCTGTTCCAAAGGCTCCATCTTCTCAGCCTGCTGCTGTCAATGTTGATACGACAGCTCCTGCAACCCCTACAAAGG GAGATACATCTAGGTCATATCCTCTTCAGTTTGGGACCATAAGTCCTGGTTTTGTGAATGGAATGCAG atACCTGCTCGAACTAACTCAGCTCCACCAAATTTGGATGAGCAGAAACGTGACCAG GCACGACATGCTTCTTCCAGAACAATACCTACATTTCCAGTTCCATCTGTGCCTAAGCAGCAAATCACAAGGAAGGACGCAGGTGCTGGTGACCAATCTAATACTGGTGGGTCCCATCAAATGCCCAAGGCCATAAGGGATTCTCCAATTTCGTCTGCACCCCCTGTAAGCCAAACTCACAAGGCTTCTATGCATCCTATCCCTGGGGTTTCCATGCCCATGCCGTTTCACCAGCCACAAGTCCCTGTTCAATTTGGTGTTCCCAATCCACAGATTCAGTCGCAGGGAATGACAGCCACTTCCTTGCCAATGCCATTCCCAATGGGAAATGTTCCTACGCTGCAGCAGCAGGTATTCGTTCAAAGTCTACAACCTCATCCAATGCAGCCTCAGGGAATAATGCATCAAGGTCCGAACTTGAATTTCACAACTTCAATGGGTCCTCAGCTGCCTCCTCAGTCAGGCAATATGGGAATTAGTAACAATCTTCAATTCACACAACAGCAGGTAGCAAAATTTGGTCTCACCCGCATACCTGTCAAGATAACTCATCCGGATACGCATGAAGAGTTGAGGCTTGATAGAAGGCCCAATATGCTTAGGGATGTTGGGTCGACTGGGCCCAAGTCACGCCCAAATGTGCCACCATCCCAGCCTGTTGCATCCATTCGACCTCCACATTCTATGAACTACTACAATTCTTACAACCCCAATTCTCTCTATTTTCCTGGGTCAAGTTCTGTTCCTTTAACAAGTAACCAGATTAATCCCAGTTCTCAGGCACCAAGGATAAGCTATCCAATTAGCCAGGGCCCACAAACTGTATCTTTCTTGAATCCATCTGCTCATAATTCGAGTTTTGAAGTTCCTCATGATGTCCATAAGGCAAAATCTTCAGCACCATCAGCTTCTGTACCGGTCACGGTTAAACCAGCTGCTGCGTCACATGTAGAAAAGATTGCTGAGTCGTCACTTGGAACTAACCCACCTTCTGTTGAAAAGTGTGGATCGCCCAAATTCCTGGAGCAGCCTTGGGAAACTAGCTCAACTCTTCTTCAAAGGAATTCAGATACTCCATTAGAAAGCTCTTCACATCTGCCAAAACATGGTCCAGAACTGATGTCATTGTCATTGCCTGTTGATGGTAAACAGCATAACGCAGCATCTCCTTTTCCTGTGGACGGAGCGGTATCTAAAGCGTTGTTGTCTACCCCTCCTGTTTCCCTTGAAGGGTCTGCACCAGTTTTACCCCATAGTactgaagaaagaagaagagtaaCTGTTAATAGGTCCGACTCCATTAAGGACCCACAGAAGAAGCAGATGAAGAAAGGACTTTCTCAACCACAGCGTCAG GCTTCTGGACAATCTACCTCTACTTCAGGCTTGCCTTCTCAGACATTAGAACATGCTAATTTTCCCAAGAGTGGAACTGCTGAGACCATGGGGACTATAACCACTGTTTCATCTAGTCCTAGTGGATGCATTATCAAGTCCACCAGTGAACAGGTGGCCACCCCTAGTGTTGCAACTCCTGGCTCTTTAGGATTTATTGATAGATTGGACACAGATCAATCGCTAAAGCTTGAGACTCCCAGAACAGAAGAACAAGCAGAAATTGTGGTGAATGAAGGGCCCAGACAAGTTGAAAGCAGTTCTGAGACATCTTCAGAATCTGTGTCTTCAAAGTTTTCGGAAGTCATTACTCATACTAAACTGAATTCTGTGCTGAAGGTAACAACCACCTCCAATGAGGTTGAATCTGTCGAAACTGCACAGAAGGATTCGGAAGACCCCAATGGTCATTGCGAAAAAGACGATATGAAATCTGATAATTTAGAGATATCAGTTTCCAGTTCAACGGTGCTGGATGCGACAAATGCTAAAACTTCCTTATGTCCCAATTTATCTCCGCGTTCAAATTGTGATAATATGACTTCAACTTCAGAAGCCTCTTTTGGTAAAAGTGACAGCTTGGGCGGTAGAGAATCTGTTGTTACAAAGGCTGTTCTGGCAGATGAGGAGCAAGCTGCTGTTTCAACATCCCAATCTGGCTCCAAACCAGCTTCGAAACATGAAAGGGAAGTTACTGATGATGTAAGTAATATCTTGGGTTCTCTTACAGCGGCTGATTCCAAGGATATACCTGTCATAGAACTTAGTAGGTCAAAGAGTAATATggggaaagggaagaagaaaagaattaaaGAAATTTTGCAAAAGGCAGATGCTGCCGGAACAACTTCCGATCTCTATATGGCATATAAGGGTCCAGAGGGAAACAAAGAGGATATTGACCCGTCACAAAGCATGGTCAGCGCCTCTAGTTCTGATTCTAAGCAGGTACCAGTTGATGCACATGAAGATAATATTGGAGAAAGTGAAAAGAGCAGGCAGAATAAAGCTGAGCCAGATGATTGGGAAGATGCTGCTGAAATCTCTACTCCTAAGCTGCATCCTGTAGATGACGGAAATGCTGTCACAGGCAATAAGTATTCAAGAGATTTCCTACTAAAATTCTCAGAGCAGTGTAGTGATCTTCCGGAGGGCTTTGAAATTACATCTGATATGGCCGAGGCCTTGATGGTTTCTACTGTCAATGCTTCTAGGGAGTCAAACCCTAGTCCTGGAAGATTAACTGACAAGTCATCAGGGGGACCTAGACTTGACCGCCGTGGGAGTGGCATTGGCGATGATGACAAGTGGAGTAAAGTACCTGGCCCACTCCCTTCAGGAAGGGATCCCAGAATGGATGGTTATGGGGGCAATATCCGAACTGGCCAAGGGAGCAATTTTGGTGTTCTAAGGAACCCACGTGCACTGACACCTGCTCAGTATGTTGGAGGGATCCTGTCTGGGCCAATGCAGTCCCTGGGTTCTCAAGGAGGTATACAACGAAATACCCCTGATTCTGATAGGTGGCAGCGTGCTTCTGGTTTTCATAAGGGTTTAATTGCTTCTCCTCAACCTCCGGTGCCGGTGATGCACAAAGCTGAAAGGAAGTACGAAGTGGGTAAAGTAACGGATGAGGAACAGGCCAAGCAGAGGCAGTTAAAAGCTATTCTTAATAAGTTAACGCCGcaaaactttgaaaaacttTTTGAGCAAGTCAAAGCAGTCAACATTGACAATGCTGGTACTCTCACCGGTGTGATCTCACAGATATTTGATAAAGCTCTAATGGAACCAACTTTCTGTGAAATGTATGCCAACTTCTGTTACCACCTTGCTGGAGAGTTGCCTGATTTCAGTGAAGACAATGAAAAAAAGATCACGTTTAAGATATTGCTTTTGAACAAGTGCCAGGAGGAATTTGAGAGGGATGCAAGagagcaagaagaagcagaCAGGGCTGAACAGGAAGGTGAGGTTAAGCAGTCTGAGGAgggaagagaggagaagaggatCCGTGCACGGAGACGGATGCTGGGCAACATCAGGTTGATCGGGGAATTGTACAAGAAGAAGATGTTGACTGAGAGAATAATGCATGAATGTATAAAGAAGTTGTTGGGGCAGTATCAGAATCCAGATGAGGAAGATATTGAATCTTTGTGCAAATTAATGAGTACAATAGGAGAGACGATCGACCATCCCAGAGCCAAGGAACATATGGATGCGTATTTTGATATGATGTTCAAGTTGTCAAACAACATGAAACTGTCTTCCAGATTAAGGTTCATGTTGAAGGATGCTATCGATCTGAGAAAGAATAATTGGCAACAGAGGCGGAAAGTTGAAGGGCCAAAAAAGATCGATGAAGTGCACAGGGATGCTGCTCAAGAACGGCAGGTCCAAGCTGGTAGGCTAAGTCGTGGTCCAGGGGTCAACACTTCAACTAGGAGTCGTCAACCCATGGATTTTGGTCCCAGAGGGTCAAGTATGTTTTCTCCTCCGAGTGCTCAGATGGGTAGTTTCCGTGGGTCACAACTTCGTGGTTTTGGAACTCAGGAGAGCCGATTGGATGATAGACACTCCTTCGAGAATAGGACTCTGTCGGTACCTCTGCCCCAGAGACATATTAGTGAGGATTCTATTACACTTGGACCCCAAGGAGGTCTTGCAAGGGGAATGTCCATCAGGGGACAACCATCAATAGCAAACATCCCTTTAACTGATGCACCAGGTCTTGGTGATTCCAGAAGAATAACAGCTGGTCTGAATGGGTACAGTTCTGTATCAGAACGGACGGTTTCCGGAAGAGAGGATCTCATGCCAAGATACATCCCGGATAGGTTTGCGGGTTCTCATGAACAGTCAAGTATACAGGGTCGCAATATGAACCAGGGTAACAGGGACACAAAGAATGCAGATCGCAATTCCAGTAGTTTGCCGGAGTCACCAACCATTCGTGGTCAGGGACCAGGTTTTGCGCAAAATGTTTCATCTGATAAGGTTTGGCCGGAAGACCGCTTGCGAGACATGTCCATAGCAGCAATTAAAGAATTCTACAG CGCCAAAGATGAGAAGGAAGTTGCACTGTGCGTAAAGGAATTGAATTCCCCGAGCTTTTATCCCACGATGATATCTATCTGGGTCAACGATTCTTTTGAGAGGAAAGATATGGAAAGGGATCTTTTGGCCAACTTACTCATCCACCTTTCACAACCTCGGGATGGCACGTTAAACCAAGATCATCTCATCAGAGg GTTTGAATCTGTTCTTTCTACTTTGGAAGATGCCGTAAATGATGCCCCCAAAGCAGGAGAATTCCTCGGCCGTTTCTTTGCAAAAGTTATTTCTGAAAAGTTGCTTCCATTCTCAGATATAGGGCAATTGATATATCAAGGTGGGGAAGAGCAAGGAAGTCTGGTAGAGATAGGGCTTGCGGCTGAAGTTGTCGGAACCATCCTGGAGACTATCAAGTCAGAGAAAGGAGAATCCGTCGTGAATGAGATCCGTACAAGCTCTAGTTTGAAGTTTGAGAAATTCCGACCTCCAGATTCTAAGAAATCGTGGAGACTAGATAAGTTTATTCATTAG
- the LOC131318977 gene encoding eukaryotic translation initiation factor 4G-like isoform X3, translating into MSHNQSRAERNDSSQYRKPGRSGSSSGQPRNFSGGSGKGGGTAPPSSSLTTSRSFKKSNNAHGGQSWASGANVNSDSNIASAARTLQNGSQNQPPVHADAPVTGVTVKPTADMAPQKSAQAVPKAPSSQPAAVNVDTTAPATPTKGDTSRSYPLQFGTISPGFVNGMQIPARTNSAPPNLDEQKRDQARHASSRTIPTFPVPSVPKQQITRKDAGAGDQSNTGGSHQMPKAIRDSPISSAPPVSQTHKASMHPIPGVSMPMPFHQPQVPVQFGVPNPQIQSQGMTATSLPMPFPMGNVPTLQQQVFVQSLQPHPMQPQGIMHQGPNLNFTTSMGPQLPPQSGNMGISNNLQFTQQQVAKFGLTRIPVKITHPDTHEELRLDRRPNMLRDVGSTGPKSRPNVPPSQPVASIRPPHSMNYYNSYNPNSLYFPGSSSVPLTSNQINPSSQAPRISYPISQGPQTVSFLNPSAHNSSFEVPHDVHKAKSSAPSASVPVTVKPAAASHVEKIAESSLGTNPPSVEKCGSPKFLEQPWETSSTLLQRNSDTPLESSSHLPKHGPELMSLSLPVDGKQHNAASPFPVDGAVSKALLSTPPVSLEGSAPVLPHSTEERRRVTVNRSDSIKDPQKKQMKKGLSQPQRQASGQSTSTSGLPSQTLEHANFPKSGTAETMGTITTVSSSPSGCIIKSTSEQVATPSVATPGSLGFIDRLDTDQSLKLETPRTEEQAEIVVNEGPRQVESSSETSSESVSSKFSEVITHTKLNSVLKVTTTSNEVESVETAQKDSEDPNGHCEKDDMKSDNLEISVSSSTVLDATNAKTSLCPNLSPRSNCDNMTSTSEASFGKSDSLGGRESVVTKAVLADEEQAAVSTSQSGSKPASKHEREVTDDVSNILGSLTAADSKDIPVIELSRSKSNMGKGKKKRIKEILQKADAAGTTSDLYMAYKGPEGNKEDIDPSQSMVSASSSDSKQVPVDAHEDNIGESEKSRQNKAEPDDWEDAAEISTPKLHPVDDGNAVTGNKYSRDFLLKFSEQCSDLPEGFEITSDMAEALMVSTVNASRESNPSPGRLTDKSSGGPRLDRRGSGIGDDDKWSKVPGPLPSGRDPRMDGYGGNIRTGQGSNFGVLRNPRALTPAQYVGGILSGPMQSLGSQGGIQRNTPDSDRWQRASGFHKGLIASPQPPVPVMHKAERKYEVGKVTDEEQAKQRQLKAILNKLTPQNFEKLFEQVKAVNIDNAGTLTGVISQIFDKALMEPTFCEMYANFCYHLAGELPDFSEDNEKKITFKILLLNKCQEEFERDAREQEEADRAEQEGEVKQSEEGREEKRIRARRRMLGNIRLIGELYKKKMLTERIMHECIKKLLGQYQNPDEEDIESLCKLMSTIGETIDHPRAKEHMDAYFDMMFKLSNNMKLSSRLRFMLKDAIDLRKNNWQQRRKVEGPKKIDEVHRDAAQERQVQAGRLSRGPGVNTSTRSRQPMDFGPRGSSMFSPPSAQMGSFRGSQLRGFGTQESRLDDRHSFENRTLSVPLPQRHISEDSITLGPQGGLARGMSIRGQPSIANIPLTDAPGLGDSRRITAGLNGYSSVSERTVSGREDLMPRYIPDRFAGSHEQSSIQGRNMNQGNRDTKNADRNSSSLPESPTIRGQGPGFAQNVSSDKVWPEDRLRDMSIAAIKEFYSAKDEKEVALCVKELNSPSFYPTMISIWVNDSFERKDMERDLLANLLIHLSQPRDGTLNQDHLIRGFESVLSTLEDAVNDAPKAGEFLGRFFAKVISEKLLPFSDIGQLIYQGGEEQGSLVEIGLAAEVVGTILETIKSEKGESVVNEIRTSSSLKFEKFRPPDSKKSWRLDKFIH; encoded by the exons ATGTCCCACAATCAATCTAGGGCTGAGAGGAACGATTCATCACAGTACAGAAAACCAGGTCGATCGGGCAGCAGCTCCGGGCAGCCGAGAAACTTCTCGGGTGGTAGCGGGAAGGGCGGCGGGACCGCCCCTCCGTCGTCTTCTTTGACGACTAGTCGGAG CTTTAAGAAGTCTAATAACGCACACGGAGGACAATCTTGGGCAAGCGGTGCAAATGTAAATTCAGATTCTAATATTGCTTCTGCTGCCCGTACTCTGCAGAATGGTTCCCAAAATCAACCACCAGTACATG CTGATGCCCCAGTCACAGGTGTTACTGTCAAGCCAACAGCTGATATGGCGCCTCAGAAAAGTGCCCAAGCTGTTCCAAAGGCTCCATCTTCTCAGCCTGCTGCTGTCAATGTTGATACGACAGCTCCTGCAACCCCTACAAAGG GAGATACATCTAGGTCATATCCTCTTCAGTTTGGGACCATAAGTCCTGGTTTTGTGAATGGAATGCAG atACCTGCTCGAACTAACTCAGCTCCACCAAATTTGGATGAGCAGAAACGTGACCAG GCACGACATGCTTCTTCCAGAACAATACCTACATTTCCAGTTCCATCTGTGCCTAAGCAGCAAATCACAAGGAAGGACGCAGGTGCTGGTGACCAATCTAATACTGGTGGGTCCCATCAAATGCCCAAGGCCATAAGGGATTCTCCAATTTCGTCTGCACCCCCTGTAAGCCAAACTCACAAGGCTTCTATGCATCCTATCCCTGGGGTTTCCATGCCCATGCCGTTTCACCAGCCACAAGTCCCTGTTCAATTTGGTGTTCCCAATCCACAGATTCAGTCGCAGGGAATGACAGCCACTTCCTTGCCAATGCCATTCCCAATGGGAAATGTTCCTACGCTGCAGCAGCAGGTATTCGTTCAAAGTCTACAACCTCATCCAATGCAGCCTCAGGGAATAATGCATCAAGGTCCGAACTTGAATTTCACAACTTCAATGGGTCCTCAGCTGCCTCCTCAGTCAGGCAATATGGGAATTAGTAACAATCTTCAATTCACACAACAGCAGGTAGCAAAATTTGGTCTCACCCGCATACCTGTCAAGATAACTCATCCGGATACGCATGAAGAGTTGAGGCTTGATAGAAGGCCCAATATGCTTAGGGATGTTGGGTCGACTGGGCCCAAGTCACGCCCAAATGTGCCACCATCCCAGCCTGTTGCATCCATTCGACCTCCACATTCTATGAACTACTACAATTCTTACAACCCCAATTCTCTCTATTTTCCTGGGTCAAGTTCTGTTCCTTTAACAAGTAACCAGATTAATCCCAGTTCTCAGGCACCAAGGATAAGCTATCCAATTAGCCAGGGCCCACAAACTGTATCTTTCTTGAATCCATCTGCTCATAATTCGAGTTTTGAAGTTCCTCATGATGTCCATAAGGCAAAATCTTCAGCACCATCAGCTTCTGTACCGGTCACGGTTAAACCAGCTGCTGCGTCACATGTAGAAAAGATTGCTGAGTCGTCACTTGGAACTAACCCACCTTCTGTTGAAAAGTGTGGATCGCCCAAATTCCTGGAGCAGCCTTGGGAAACTAGCTCAACTCTTCTTCAAAGGAATTCAGATACTCCATTAGAAAGCTCTTCACATCTGCCAAAACATGGTCCAGAACTGATGTCATTGTCATTGCCTGTTGATGGTAAACAGCATAACGCAGCATCTCCTTTTCCTGTGGACGGAGCGGTATCTAAAGCGTTGTTGTCTACCCCTCCTGTTTCCCTTGAAGGGTCTGCACCAGTTTTACCCCATAGTactgaagaaagaagaagagtaaCTGTTAATAGGTCCGACTCCATTAAGGACCCACAGAAGAAGCAGATGAAGAAAGGACTTTCTCAACCACAGCGTCAG GCTTCTGGACAATCTACCTCTACTTCAGGCTTGCCTTCTCAGACATTAGAACATGCTAATTTTCCCAAGAGTGGAACTGCTGAGACCATGGGGACTATAACCACTGTTTCATCTAGTCCTAGTGGATGCATTATCAAGTCCACCAGTGAACAGGTGGCCACCCCTAGTGTTGCAACTCCTGGCTCTTTAGGATTTATTGATAGATTGGACACAGATCAATCGCTAAAGCTTGAGACTCCCAGAACAGAAGAACAAGCAGAAATTGTGGTGAATGAAGGGCCCAGACAAGTTGAAAGCAGTTCTGAGACATCTTCAGAATCTGTGTCTTCAAAGTTTTCGGAAGTCATTACTCATACTAAACTGAATTCTGTGCTGAAGGTAACAACCACCTCCAATGAGGTTGAATCTGTCGAAACTGCACAGAAGGATTCGGAAGACCCCAATGGTCATTGCGAAAAAGACGATATGAAATCTGATAATTTAGAGATATCAGTTTCCAGTTCAACGGTGCTGGATGCGACAAATGCTAAAACTTCCTTATGTCCCAATTTATCTCCGCGTTCAAATTGTGATAATATGACTTCAACTTCAGAAGCCTCTTTTGGTAAAAGTGACAGCTTGGGCGGTAGAGAATCTGTTGTTACAAAGGCTGTTCTGGCAGATGAGGAGCAAGCTGCTGTTTCAACATCCCAATCTGGCTCCAAACCAGCTTCGAAACATGAAAGGGAAGTTACTGATGATGTAAGTAATATCTTGGGTTCTCTTACAGCGGCTGATTCCAAGGATATACCTGTCATAGAACTTAGTAGGTCAAAGAGTAATATggggaaagggaagaagaaaagaattaaaGAAATTTTGCAAAAGGCAGATGCTGCCGGAACAACTTCCGATCTCTATATGGCATATAAGGGTCCAGAGGGAAACAAAGAGGATATTGACCCGTCACAAAGCATGGTCAGCGCCTCTAGTTCTGATTCTAAGCAGGTACCAGTTGATGCACATGAAGATAATATTGGAGAAAGTGAAAAGAGCAGGCAGAATAAAGCTGAGCCAGATGATTGGGAAGATGCTGCTGAAATCTCTACTCCTAAGCTGCATCCTGTAGATGACGGAAATGCTGTCACAGGCAATAAGTATTCAAGAGATTTCCTACTAAAATTCTCAGAGCAGTGTAGTGATCTTCCGGAGGGCTTTGAAATTACATCTGATATGGCCGAGGCCTTGATGGTTTCTACTGTCAATGCTTCTAGGGAGTCAAACCCTAGTCCTGGAAGATTAACTGACAAGTCATCAGGGGGACCTAGACTTGACCGCCGTGGGAGTGGCATTGGCGATGATGACAAGTGGAGTAAAGTACCTGGCCCACTCCCTTCAGGAAGGGATCCCAGAATGGATGGTTATGGGGGCAATATCCGAACTGGCCAAGGGAGCAATTTTGGTGTTCTAAGGAACCCACGTGCACTGACACCTGCTCAGTATGTTGGAGGGATCCTGTCTGGGCCAATGCAGTCCCTGGGTTCTCAAGGAGGTATACAACGAAATACCCCTGATTCTGATAGGTGGCAGCGTGCTTCTGGTTTTCATAAGGGTTTAATTGCTTCTCCTCAACCTCCGGTGCCGGTGATGCACAAAGCTGAAAGGAAGTACGAAGTGGGTAAAGTAACGGATGAGGAACAGGCCAAGCAGAGGCAGTTAAAAGCTATTCTTAATAAGTTAACGCCGcaaaactttgaaaaacttTTTGAGCAAGTCAAAGCAGTCAACATTGACAATGCTGGTACTCTCACCGGTGTGATCTCACAGATATTTGATAAAGCTCTAATGGAACCAACTTTCTGTGAAATGTATGCCAACTTCTGTTACCACCTTGCTGGAGAGTTGCCTGATTTCAGTGAAGACAATGAAAAAAAGATCACGTTTAAGATATTGCTTTTGAACAAGTGCCAGGAGGAATTTGAGAGGGATGCAAGagagcaagaagaagcagaCAGGGCTGAACAGGAAGGTGAGGTTAAGCAGTCTGAGGAgggaagagaggagaagaggatCCGTGCACGGAGACGGATGCTGGGCAACATCAGGTTGATCGGGGAATTGTACAAGAAGAAGATGTTGACTGAGAGAATAATGCATGAATGTATAAAGAAGTTGTTGGGGCAGTATCAGAATCCAGATGAGGAAGATATTGAATCTTTGTGCAAATTAATGAGTACAATAGGAGAGACGATCGACCATCCCAGAGCCAAGGAACATATGGATGCGTATTTTGATATGATGTTCAAGTTGTCAAACAACATGAAACTGTCTTCCAGATTAAGGTTCATGTTGAAGGATGCTATCGATCTGAGAAAGAATAATTGGCAACAGAGGCGGAAAGTTGAAGGGCCAAAAAAGATCGATGAAGTGCACAGGGATGCTGCTCAAGAACGGCAGGTCCAAGCTGGTAGGCTAAGTCGTGGTCCAGGGGTCAACACTTCAACTAGGAGTCGTCAACCCATGGATTTTGGTCCCAGAGGGTCAAGTATGTTTTCTCCTCCGAGTGCTCAGATGGGTAGTTTCCGTGGGTCACAACTTCGTGGTTTTGGAACTCAGGAGAGCCGATTGGATGATAGACACTCCTTCGAGAATAGGACTCTGTCGGTACCTCTGCCCCAGAGACATATTAGTGAGGATTCTATTACACTTGGACCCCAAGGAGGTCTTGCAAGGGGAATGTCCATCAGGGGACAACCATCAATAGCAAACATCCCTTTAACTGATGCACCAGGTCTTGGTGATTCCAGAAGAATAACAGCTGGTCTGAATGGGTACAGTTCTGTATCAGAACGGACGGTTTCCGGAAGAGAGGATCTCATGCCAAGATACATCCCGGATAGGTTTGCGGGTTCTCATGAACAGTCAAGTATACAGGGTCGCAATATGAACCAGGGTAACAGGGACACAAAGAATGCAGATCGCAATTCCAGTAGTTTGCCGGAGTCACCAACCATTCGTGGTCAGGGACCAGGTTTTGCGCAAAATGTTTCATCTGATAAGGTTTGGCCGGAAGACCGCTTGCGAGACATGTCCATAGCAGCAATTAAAGAATTCTACAG CGCCAAAGATGAGAAGGAAGTTGCACTGTGCGTAAAGGAATTGAATTCCCCGAGCTTTTATCCCACGATGATATCTATCTGGGTCAACGATTCTTTTGAGAGGAAAGATATGGAAAGGGATCTTTTGGCCAACTTACTCATCCACCTTTCACAACCTCGGGATGGCACGTTAAACCAAGATCATCTCATCAGAGg GTTTGAATCTGTTCTTTCTACTTTGGAAGATGCCGTAAATGATGCCCCCAAAGCAGGAGAATTCCTCGGCCGTTTCTTTGCAAAAGTTATTTCTGAAAAGTTGCTTCCATTCTCAGATATAGGGCAATTGATATATCAAGGTGGGGAAGAGCAAGGAAGTCTGGTAGAGATAGGGCTTGCGGCTGAAGTTGTCGGAACCATCCTGGAGACTATCAAGTCAGAGAAAGGAGAATCCGTCGTGAATGAGATCCGTACAAGCTCTAGTTTGAAGTTTGAGAAATTCCGACCTCCAGATTCTAAGAAATCGTGGAGACTAGATAAGTTTATTCATTAG